CATCGGAATAGAATGACAACGCTTCTTTCAAGTCCGACGCGATGCCGAGATAATCCACCACCAATCCGCCGGGCTTGTCGCCATAAACACGATTCACCCGAGCGATCGCTTGCATCAGGTTGTGGCCTTTCATGGGTTTGTCGATGTACAGCGTGTGCATGCCGGGCGCATCGAACCCGGTCAGCCACATGTCGCGCACGATCACCAGTTTCAGTTCGTCGCTGTTGTCCTTCATGCGCTCGGCCAGTAGCTTGCGTTGCTGCTTGGTAGTGTGGTGTTGCGCCATGACCGGGCCGTCGGAGGAAGCCGCCGTCATCACGACCTTGATCACACCTTTGTTCAGATCATCGGCATGCCAATCCGGGCGCAGCTTGACGATCTCACTATACAGATCGGCGGCAATGCGGCGCGACATGCACACGATCATGCCCTTACCGGCAAACACTTCCTGCCGTGCTTCAAAATGACTCACCAGATCCTGCGCGATGTTCCGGATGCGCCGCTCGCTGCCGATCAGCGCTTCCATTTGCGTCCATTTGGCTTTGGCTTTCTGCGTATCGGTCAGTTCGTCCTGATCCAACTCATCATCCAATTCCTTGATCAGTTTCCGGCCTTCCTCGCTCAACGCGACTTTTGCCAAGCGGCTTTCGTAGTAGATGCGCACCGTAGCGCCGTCTTCCACCGCCTGGGCAATATCGTAAATGTCCACATAATGGCCAAACACAGCGGGGGTATTGACGTCGGTCTTTTCAATCGGCGTGCCGGTAAAACCCAGATAAGTGGCATTCGGCAGCGCATCGCGCAGATACTTGGCAAAACCGTACACCGTTTTCTTGCCGATCACTTCACCACTGGCATTCTTGTCGTCCACCGTTTTGGCCGAGAATCCGTATTGCGTGCGGTGCGCTTCATCGGCAATCACCACGATGTTGCCGCGATCCGAAAGCTCTTCATACACGTTGCCTTCCTCTGGCTGGAATTTCTGGATCGTGGTGAAAATCACGCCACCGGAGGCGACACGCAACAGTTCTTTCAATTGCTGGCGGTTTTCTACCTGCCTGGGTTCTTGCCGCAGCAATTGTTTGCACGCGGCAAAAGTATCGAACAGTTGATCATCCAGATCGTTGCGGTCGGTAATGACGACAATCGTGGGATTATTCAGCGCCAGCACGATCTTGCCGGTATAAAACACCATCGACAGCGACTTGCCGCTGCCTTGCGTGTGCCATACCACACCGGCTTTTTTGTCTCCCCTGGGCTGCTGCGTCACATCCGGCAACCCATAACTGGCCGGGCTTTGCATGACTCTGGATGAGCTCATATCGGCGGCGCGCAAGGTGGAAGCCACGGCGGCATTTACCGCATAATATTGGTGGTAGGCGGCAATCTTTTTCACCGTATTGATGCTGATCACACCGGTTTTGGGGTCTTCTTTCTTGGATTGCTCGAATACCACAAAATGCCGCACCAGATCGAGCAAGGTTCTTTTGTTCAGCATGCCATTGATCAGGGTTTCCAATTCAACCCGTGGGGGCAAATATTGTTGGGGCAAATGATTATTTGCCCCTACCACACCATGCATGGCCCCGACATCATCGGGAATCTTCCACGTCATAAAACGGCTGAATCCCGCCGACAACGAACCGGCTTTGGCTTCCAATCCATCCGAAATCACCAGCAAGGCGTTGTAGGTAAACAAACTAGGAATGCTGCGTTTATAGGTTTCCAGTTGCCGGAATGCGGATTGGATGCTGGCGTTCTCATCGGCGGCATTTTTGAGCTCGATCACCACCAGCGGCATGCCATTCACAAACACCACCAGATCCGGACGCTTGTTCAGGTTGTTTTCGATCACGGTGAACTGGCTGGCCACGGCAAATTCGTTATGGCCGGGGTTGTCGAAATCAATCAGCCAGACGATATCTCCGCGCTCATTGCCT
The DNA window shown above is from Nitrosomonas sp. Is35 and carries:
- a CDS encoding type I restriction endonuclease subunit R codes for the protein MSKLTESAIEALAIQLFEQLGYSAIYAPDIAPDGDQPERTRYDEVLLIGRLSKALQRINPGMTATVLQAALKEVERIHSPELLTNNETFHRLLTEGVKVSTQHEGNERGDIVWLIDFDNPGHNEFAVASQFTVIENNLNKRPDLVVFVNGMPLVVIELKNAADENASIQSAFRQLETYKRSIPSLFTYNALLVISDGLEAKAGSLSAGFSRFMTWKIPDDVGAMHGVVGANNHLPQQYLPPRVELETLINGMLNKRTLLDLVRHFVVFEQSKKEDPKTGVISINTVKKIAAYHQYYAVNAAVASTLRAADMSSSRVMQSPASYGLPDVTQQPRGDKKAGVVWHTQGSGKSLSMVFYTGKIVLALNNPTIVVITDRNDLDDQLFDTFAACKQLLRQEPRQVENRQQLKELLRVASGGVIFTTIQKFQPEEGNVYEELSDRGNIVVIADEAHRTQYGFSAKTVDDKNASGEVIGKKTVYGFAKYLRDALPNATYLGFTGTPIEKTDVNTPAVFGHYVDIYDIAQAVEDGATVRIYYESRLAKVALSEEGRKLIKELDDELDQDELTDTQKAKAKWTQMEALIGSERRIRNIAQDLVSHFEARQEVFAGKGMIVCMSRRIAADLYSEIVKLRPDWHADDLNKGVIKVVMTAASSDGPVMAQHHTTKQQRKLLAERMKDNSDELKLVIVRDMWLTGFDAPGMHTLYIDKPMKGHNLMQAIARVNRVYGDKPGGLVVDYLGIASDLKEALSFYSDAGGKGDPALLQEQAVQLMLEKLELVAAMYHGFAYEDYFAADTSRKLALILAAEDHILGLDDGKKHYINEVTALSQAFAIAIPHEQALDVKEEVAFFQAVKARLAKFDSSGGKTDEDIETTIRQVIDRALVSEQVIDIFDAAGIKKPDISILSEDFLAELRDYQHKNVALEVLKKLLNDELTVRTKINLMQSRSLMEMLENAIKKYHNKILTAAEVIEELIKISKEIVASDKEAGKLDLSTFEYAFYTAVASNDSARELMQNDQLRELAIVLTQRVRQNASIDWTIKESVKAKLKVIVKRTLRQFGYPPDMQLLATERVLKQAAMIAHELATA